A genomic window from Quercus lobata isolate SW786 chromosome 10, ValleyOak3.0 Primary Assembly, whole genome shotgun sequence includes:
- the LOC115962627 gene encoding calmodulin — MAEQLMEEQIAEFKEAFSLFDKDGDGCITTKELGTVMRSLGQNPTEAELQDMINEVDADQNGTIDFSEFLNLMARKMKDTDSEEELREAFKVFDKDQNGFISAAELRHVMTNLGEKLTDEEVDEMIREADLDGDGQVNYEEFVRMMLAK, encoded by the exons ATGGCGGAGCAGCTTATGGAGGAGCAGATCGCTGAGTTCAAGGAAGCCTTCAGCCTCTTTGACAAGGACGGCGATG gCTGCATCACTACCAAAGAGTTGGGAACAGTCATGAGATCTTTGGGACAAAATCCCACTGAAGCTGAACTACAGGACATGATCAATGAAGTTGATGCTGATCAAAATGGCACTATTGATTTTTCTGAGTTTCTGAATTTGATGGCACGAAAAATGAAG gaTACTGATTCTGAGGAGGAACTCAGGGAAGCTTTCAAGGTGTTTGATAAGGACCAGAATGGCTTTATTTCTGCTGCAGAG CTTCGACATGTAATGACAAATCTTGGGGAAAAGCTGACAGATGAAGAAGTGGATGAGATGATACGTGAAGCAGATTTGGATGGTGATGGTCAGGTGAATTATGAGGAGTTTGTGAGGATGATGCTTGCCAAGTGA